The Maridesulfovibrio bastinii DSM 16055 sequence CTTTCCCGTTGTAAAGGGTGCGCACTTTTACAGCCGAATGTTTCATAACCAGAGACTGTCCGAGAGTGACCTGTCCGTCTCCAGCCATTGCCGATCCGTTTTCATCCTTTACTGCGAGGATAGTTGTTCCCCTGAGTTCAATCACTTGTTATCTCCTTATCATTTGTCCCCAATTCGAGGACCATTTTATTCCATTTCAGGTTTACCCAGTATTCGGCATGCCAGAGAAGTCCACAGTTCATAATCATTGTTACCGTGGATAATCATTTTGCAGTGTTTAAGAGGCTTGGGCATCTTAAACAAAGCATCAAGAGCTATGGGCACAGCCAGTTCAGTAGGAAATCCGTAAACTCCGCAACTGATTGCCGGAAAAGCAATTGTTGAGCATTCTTTTTCAGCAGCTTCCCTCAGAGAGCTGGTGTAGCTTGACTTTAAAAGCTCAGGCTCATTGTTGTGACCACCATGCCACACCGGACCGACTGTATGGATGATATAAGCTGCGTTCAGGTTGAAGCCGGAAGTTGTCACAGCTTCTCCGGTAGGCAGATAGCCTGAAGCCTTAATTATTTTTCTACATGCCTGCGGAAGCTGCGGTCCTGCCGCTCTATGTATCGCCCCGTCTACACCGCCGCCTCCGGCGAGTCTCGGATTGGCTGCGTTGACAATGGCATCCACTTTTTGAACCGTGATATCTCCACGCTCGATTGAAACTATTTTCCCATCTGATTTCCAGCTAAGCATGATCAATCTGCCTGATATACATTCGGGGTAAAACGATAAAATTTACAAATTGATACAAGAATAAGAACTCAGACGGCAATGACAAGTGTATCAGTTGAAAGAAATTTAATATTAGCCAAATTTTGTATTTATATAGGTTCTGCTTTCGAAATGAGCAAAAAAAGTGTAAAAAAATTATGCTAAAAGCACGCAATCCAAAAAAACAACAATTCTGTACTCTTGGATGGCAGTGTGTTTCTACGGGTTTAGTTTTCCGCATTTTAATGAATGTGTGTAAAAATGAATCCGATAGTGGATCCATAAGTCTTTAAACTCAATATATACTGATAAGACTTTATTCTATTAGTGAATAAAAATATTCACTTCGGGGTTTCAATTTAGAAAATGGTGGTTCTGTTGGGGGTAGTATGTTTAGAAAGATGAGTATCGGTACTAGAATAGCGCTTGGAATAAGCGTTTTGATGATTTTAATATTTGTTGTTTTTACGGTTATTATGGCTGGTAAAACCCGCGAAACTTCAAAAGAGCAGGCTATACACTACGCCGAAGAAATGGCCGGAAGGTATGGCAACAAGATAAGGTTGAATATTGAAAAGGCCTTGGAAGCATCATGGGCCGGTGCAGCTTCTTTTATGGCTTTTACAGAGCATAAGGATTCTGCTGACAGGGATATAGCTGATGAAGTCATTAAAAAGATAATTGAATCAGATCCCATGTTCTACGGAATACAGGTTGTGATCAAGCCGAATGAATTTGACGGCCGTGATGCCGAGATGAAAGGGCAGCGGGACTGGTATGGACCAAATGGTGAATACGGGCCTTATTTCTGGCGTGAAAATGGTGAATTCAAGGTTGTGGATATGCATCGCCGCAATCCCGGAGTAACCAGATCGTGGTATAAAATTCCCCGTGATACCGGAAAGCCTGTTTTGACAGAACCTTACTACTCTGATGTTGTAAAGGATGTTTTTGCCACTGTCAGTGTTCCGATTATCAAAAAAGGCCAGTTTCTTGGAATTGTTGGAATTGATTTCGCAATCGGATCATTTCAGGACATGGTTAAAAATATCAAACCGATGGGTAGCGGTTATGCCTTTCTTGCCTCTCATGACGGGTATTGTGTGGCTTACCCTGATGCGGAAATGCGCGGTAAAAATATCCTTGAGGCATTTCCTGAAAGTGAGCGCAGCAGAATTAAAGAAGCAATGGCAGCCGGGAAGGTCTTTCATGAAGATATGGTTCTGCCTAAAGACGGCCGGGAATATTTTATTCTTTTCGAGCCTATTGAGATCAGTGGAACAACCACACCATGGGTTTTTGGGGTGGCAATTCCCACTTCCACCATTTATGCCGATTCAATCAGCGTCTTAAAATTAAGTTCCATAGTTTCTGTTATAGCCATCCTGTTAGTTATAGGAACGGTTCTTGTCATTGCCCGCAAGGTGTCCAAGCCTATCGGAGCCATGGTTGAGTTTGCCAGAAATATTGCTGACGGTGATTTTGATTCAAGGCCGGATGAAAAGCAGTTCATTGGCGAGCTTGAAGAACTCAATGTTGCCCTCAATCAGATGATCGGCAGCCTTGTTGAATCCATCTCCACGGCAGACGAAAAAACTAAAGAAGCTGAAGAGCAGACCATCGCTGCCAACAGAGCACTTGAAGATGCCCGCGAAGCCCGTGAAGCTTCTGAAAGAGCTCGGTCTGAAGGTATGTTGCATGCGGCCTCGCAGCTCGATGAGATTGTCACCAACGTTATTTCAGCCTCGGAAAAATTATCGGAGCTTATTCTTGAGGCCCATAACGGTTCAGATGTGCAGCGTGCTCGCACAACAG is a genomic window containing:
- a CDS encoding macro domain-containing protein, which codes for MLSWKSDGKIVSIERGDITVQKVDAIVNAANPRLAGGGGVDGAIHRAAGPQLPQACRKIIKASGYLPTGEAVTTSGFNLNAAYIIHTVGPVWHGGHNNEPELLKSSYTSSLREAAEKECSTIAFPAISCGVYGFPTELAVPIALDALFKMPKPLKHCKMIIHGNNDYELWTSLACRILGKPEME
- a CDS encoding methyl-accepting chemotaxis protein, whose protein sequence is MFRKMSIGTRIALGISVLMILIFVVFTVIMAGKTRETSKEQAIHYAEEMAGRYGNKIRLNIEKALEASWAGAASFMAFTEHKDSADRDIADEVIKKIIESDPMFYGIQVVIKPNEFDGRDAEMKGQRDWYGPNGEYGPYFWRENGEFKVVDMHRRNPGVTRSWYKIPRDTGKPVLTEPYYSDVVKDVFATVSVPIIKKGQFLGIVGIDFAIGSFQDMVKNIKPMGSGYAFLASHDGYCVAYPDAEMRGKNILEAFPESERSRIKEAMAAGKVFHEDMVLPKDGREYFILFEPIEISGTTTPWVFGVAIPTSTIYADSISVLKLSSIVSVIAILLVIGTVLVIARKVSKPIGAMVEFARNIADGDFDSRPDEKQFIGELEELNVALNQMIGSLVESISTADEKTKEAEEQTIAANRALEDAREAREASERARSEGMLHAASQLDEIVTNVISASEKLSELILEAHNGSDVQRARTTESATAMEQMNASVLEVARNASRAAESAMDAKHNAEEGGKIVSDVVNSINHVNTASEKMVNGLTELGSKADGINQIITVITDIADQTNLLALNAAIEAARAGDAGRGFAVVADEVRKLAEKTMQATDEVEDAVHDIQAETKKNMDEMRNAADMVEKSTEYAGQAGDSLNTIVTIVEDTADQVRAIATASEEQSAASEQINRGTEEVNRIAAETAGAMDESRNAVQDLTRLSAELQDLIAMLKKG